A segment of the Triticum urartu cultivar G1812 chromosome 1, Tu2.1, whole genome shotgun sequence genome:
GTGTTATATACTATTCTGTGTCGAATTTGTCATTTTTAAGATATGTTTTGAATTTTGATACGAAATTTGGTGACAACATACATTGATGTTATGCTAATGTGTTATATCTTTTTTCAGATTTTTGATACATTTAAAAATGTGCTAAGGAAGTTCGGTGCACCAGTAGCATCAAATGGCCCAGTGCACCGGTAGCATCAAATGGCCTAGTGCACTAGATACATTCTTCCCGTTACGCAACCAGTTCAGCAATTGCTTGTTCTGCAAAAGTCAGACGGTTTAGGCACCGGGGCAGCCGGTGGCTCTGCTGCCTGATGCGGCGCTTGTGCCGCTTGAGGGAGTGGCTTCTTCGACTATTGTTCAGGACAAAGGGAGAGAGAATTCAGAGGTGGTGCCGCTTGAGGGAGTGGCTTCTTCGACTATTGTTCAGGACAAAGGGAGAGAGAATTCAGAGGTGGTGCCGCTTGAGGGAGTGGCTTCTTCGACTATTGTTCAGGACAAAGGGAGAGAGAATTCAGAGGTGGTGCCGCTTGAGGGAGTGGCTTCTTCGACTATTGTTCAGGACAAAGGGAGAGAGAATTCAGAGGTGGTGCCGCTTGAGGGAGTGGCTTCTTCGACTATTGTTCAGGACAAAGGGAGAGAGAATTCAGAGGTGGTGCCGCTTGAGGGAGTGGCTTCTTCGACTATTGTTCAGGACAAAGGGAGAGAGAATTCAGAGGTGGTGCCGCTTGAGGGAGTGGCTTCTTCGACTATTGTTCAGGACAAAGGGAGAGAGAATTCAGAGGTGGTGCCGCTTGAGGGAGTGGCTTCTTCGACTACTGTTCATGACAAAGGGAGAGTGAATTCAGAGGTGGACCAATCAAGTGAGGTGGTGATAAAAAGGAAAAAACATATTGTTTCCGTTGTGGGGGAGGTTGGTCACTTTGTAGTCGACTGTAATGCCGAGTTGTGTGATAATTGCTTGAAGCCGTGTCATAAAACTGATGTCTGGCTACTTCTCACGATGCTTAAAACAGTGGTTACGACTTATGGGCGTGCAGCTCTAAATTGATGTTCTTCGAAACCCATGTTCGTGTTCCAACTCAAGCAGGCGATGCCTTGAAAGCACGAGGATTGGGCTTGTGCATGTATCAGGAGGTTCTCTCTCGGAGGAGCAAGTGTTGCAGCAACTTAAGAAACTTGTTCCGGCGGAGTTTCGTTGGACTCTTGTGTTGATAGAAGAAAATGTCTTTAAGGTGGACTTCACAAGGAAGGAAGATCGGGCTCGTCTCATGGTGTTTATAGTATTTGTGAGGTACCGGACAATACATGTTTTCTCGAATTCGAGGAGTGGTCTAGCCGTGAGCCTGAGGGTCTACCGCTGCATGAGATTTGGGTGAGGTTTCATGGGGCTCCGTCTAGGCCACTGAATGACTTTTATGGGGTTTTGAAGGCGGGGAGTTTGGATGATGTTCCTGAGACACCAGCCGCGGCAGGGGCGTGGATGGTGCCGATCTCGTGGGGTTTGCTCCATCACCATCCACTCCCGCTCCACCTCCGGCCAACAATCAAGTACATGCGGTTGtgcatattttattttattatagCGGTTAGTTTTTTTTTGGCGGTTGCTACTCCGAATTGATTAGATTGTGTAGATTCAATTGTGCACCGGAAGCAACATGCATGCCGGACTACCTAGTAcctagtactccctctgtcccaaataaGATGCAGGCCGGACTAcctaatactccctccatcccaaattACTTGTTGTAGAAATGGATGTATTTAAAATtaaaaatacatctagatacaccCATTTCCGCGATAAGCATTCAAgaggatggagggagtacatggtTACAATCAAACACTCAGAGAGTTTGAAGCGCTTGATTAGGCTAGGCCGCTATGGAACATGGGGGCGGGTGCACTTTTAAAAAAGTTTTCGCGCTACTGCTTCACCTAAAAGGACGCATAAATATATTTTTGCAGCTCGGCACGAGCTAAAGCGCTAAAGATGATCTGAAAACCTCGATCCGGTGATGATCATGTGTTTCAAGAAAAAAATATAGTACGGTCTCAGAAAACAAAAGGTTTATAGTTCAGCTCAGCATTCTTTCTTGGAAGACCGGTTCAGCTGATTTATGAGCACAGCGACGTGGGGAGCAGTACGCGTGTGGCGTCTCCGCTTCCGCCGGATCAAAACGATGAGGCATCCCTGTCAACGATAATATTCTAGTAGGCAGTTGCGTCTAAACTGATAAAACAAAAAATGTTACTACTATATGGTTCCATGCGCCACTCGTGCGAGATTTTTTGAACCAGTAAACGATCTAACTGGACCCAATTCAGAAGAACCACAGAAAAGTTGGACGACTGAACAGGAGGAAAAAGCTGTGTTCGACATCGACGAACGAATCAGAGGTGTTGTGCAGGGTTAGCTGACCGTGATGTAGAGCACGGAGGAGGCGACGATGGTGCGGTACCGCCCGAGCCACGAGTCGGCGACGGCGGCGCCGAGCAGCGGCAGCATCGACGCGGCGCCCGACCACGCGTTgacggccgcggcggcggcggccgtgCTCTCGCCGAGCGGGCCGGTGAGGTAGCTGATGAGGTTGGAGGAGATGCCGTAGTACGCGAACCGCTCCGCCACCTCCACCCCTTGAGTCGCCGCGGAAAGCATGTAGCGCCCACCCCTGATTAGCGAATGAATCGAGCCGAGAAAGCAAAGCTAGGGGGGAGCGAGATCGTGGCAGGCTTACAGATGATGAACAGAGCCGACCTCCAGCCGCCGGTGGCGGGGCGGTGGCCGGCGCGGGGGAGGAGCGGCTCGGGGTCTGGCGCCATGGGTAGCGGCCGGGGCGCTGTGTGTGTGAGGAGGATGCGCGCGGTGGGCTGACAGGTGATGGCTTGAAGACCTTGAGAAGG
Coding sequences within it:
- the LOC125519228 gene encoding protein NRT1/ PTR FAMILY 5.10-like translates to MAPDPEPLLPRAGHRPATGGWRSALFIIWVEVAERFAYYGISSNLISYLTGPLGESTAAAAAAVNAWSGAASMLPLLGAAVADSWLGRYRTIVASSVLYITVS